The sequence GCGTGGGTCTTGAGCAGTCCGATCGGCTTGCCCGACTGGATGATCAGGGTCTGGTCCTCGTCCATGGCAAGCAGGGTGTCGACGATTGCCTTGTGGCTGGCCCAGTTGCGCGCCGCCTTGCCCAAGGCGGCATAGACGATCAGCTCATCCGGGTTCTCGCCAACCGAGAGCACGTTCTCCAACAACCGCAACAGCGCTTCCTGCCGCCAGCCCTTGGCGCGCAGCTCCGGGCCGCTCGGAATAGGGAAGTTGGGATGACGGGGATTGGCTGTCGGCATGGTGATCTCAGAGCTTTGCAGGTTGGGCGCGGACGAAGGCCAGCGCTGCATCGAGCAAGCGAAGCCGCAGGGCATCGTCGGCATAGGCCTCCGGCCCGGCCACGACCCAGCCGGGATAGGGCCGGCTGCCATCGAGCTGGTGGATATCGGGCAGAGCCAGTGCCCAACCATCGTTGCCCTTGCCGAGCCGCACCATCAGGCCACGGTCGCTGGCGCCGCAGAGCAGATGGCCGTCCAGCAGCCAGGTGCGCCCGCCGAACATAGCCTTTTCCGTCAAGCCCGGCAGCCCGCCAATACGTTCCAGAACCAGTTCCTCCAGCCCTGCGTCGCGCATCAGGTGGCTCCATCCAGCGCGTAACTTGCCAGGTCGATGCCCATGCGGTCCTCGACAAAGGGGTAAACCGCCGGATCGAGCACGCTCGAGCTCAGCGGAATGATGGTCTTGGGCACGTGGAGCACGAAGACATACATGCCTCGTCCGAGCTGGCCGACGGACAGTGCCTGCCCGGCCGCGTCGAGCGTTGTGATGACGTCGGGGAAGGTCGCGAGCCGCGTGCCCCCGGCATCCTCCACCGCCATATATTCGTTCATGATATGGAGGGTCGTTGCCTTGTCCCCTTCGCCGATCGTTACCTTGCCGATATCGAAGGCTTCCTTGGTGTAGGTCACGTCGATGGCGGTTATGTAGCCCTTGACGAGGATCGCGCCACCGGTCGTCTTGACGATGGCGTCGATGACCGAACCCGGTCCCTTGCCCTCGGCCGCGATCATTGCCTCACCCAGCTTCAGCGCCAGCGAAATGCCGCCCAGGGCTGCGTGCTTCTGCACATAGCTGGCGCGCAGGGGATTGCGGCATGAAGCGATGAAGCCGCCCGACATATCCGCCGCCGTGCGCAGGATGGGCGACACCTTGGCGGTGGCACCGCGCGTGACCAGTTCGATGTAGCGGTTTTCGGCGCGGTTGCCGCCGACGGCGGTCTGGATCATCTGCTCGGGCGATCCGGCCATGCCGATCGAGCCCATGTCGCCGGTCGGGTGGGCCCGGATGTCGCCGACCGCATCGACGACCTTGGTGCCCAGGATCGCCGAGGGTAGCCAGCCGTTGAGGGTCGAGGATTTTCCGTTCTGTCCAACCATGAGGCCGCTGAGCTTTTCGCCCAGAGCATCCTGCAGCAACTGCACGGCCTTGATGTAGTCGACGCCGCGCATCTCCCAAGGCGTTGTCGATGCCGGCGCACCGATAGCCGCGGCCGTGGCGACCCAGTCGTCGGGGTCGAGTTCCTCGATGCTGACCAATTCCGGCTGCCCGGCCCGGACGGCAGCCGTGCCGAGCATGCGGCCGTGGTCGGCCCAACCGCCACCGCCCGCCGCATAGACCGAGCCGCCACGCACGGCGGCTTCGACGTCCTTTTCAGTGAGGATGCGGCCCATTCAGGTGTTTCCTTGCAATTTGCTGTCGAGCGCCAGCACAGCGTCCAGCAGAACGGCCGCGCCCAGCGCAATGTCGTCTGTCGCCGCGAACTCGTCCGGCGCGTGGCTGCGGCCATCGACGCAGGGCACGAAAATCATCGCAGCGCGGGTGATCCGGGCCATCCAGGCCGTGTCATGCCCGGCACCCGATGCCATGCGCCGATGGCTGGCGCCCGCCGTTTCGCAGGCCGCGTCCAGCACCTCGAGAAGGTCGGCGTTGCAGGGGGTCGGCGGGTTGTCCGAGACGATGCGCGGCACCGAGACGGTCACACCGGTCTTTTCGGCAATGGCAGCTGCGCCGCGGTCGAGCTCATCGATGAAACGGTCCATGTCCTCACGTTGCTCGGCGCGAGCGTCGATCAGCATACGCACCCGGGCGGGGACGACGTTGGCAGCATTGGGCGTCATCTCGAACTCGCCCACGGTGGCAGCGAAATGGGCGTCGCCGCTGGCCAGGGCCCGGGCCAGTTCCTCCACCCCAAGGGCGATCCAGGCGGCGGTGGTCAGGGCATCCTTGCGCGAGCCCATGGGCGTCGTCCCGGCATGGTCCGCCCTGCCCTCGACGATCACTTCGATGCGCGTGATACCGGCTATGGCGGTCACGACGCCGATGTCGAGCTTGTCGTTCTGCAGCACGGGGCCCTGCTCGATATGCAGTTCGAGGAACGCCTTGATATCGTCGCGGCGGGCCGATAGCCGGGGGTCACCGCCGACCTGGGTGATGCCGGTTTCCAGTGTCAGCCCGTCGCTGGTCCGGTCCAGCCACTCCGCCGGCCGCGTGCCGGTCATCCCCCGGCTGCCGATACAGGAGACGCCGAAGATCGAGACTTCTTCGGCAAGGAAATCAACCACTTCCAGTGTATGCTCCAGCACCATGCCGCGGTCGCGCATGGCCCTGGCGACCTCCAGCGCGGCCACGACTCCGGCAATGCCATCGAACCGTCCGCCATCAGGGACGGTATCAGAATGGCTGCCCAGCATGATGGTGCCCAGTTCAGGGCGCGTGCCGGGAATAGTGCCGATCAGGTTGCCGGCAGCGTCGATGCGGGTGACGGCCCCGGCATTTTGCATAGCCTTTTCAAGCCATTGGCGACCCTCAAGGAACATCGGGGTGAAGGCACGACGCGTCCATGGCCGCCCCGGCTCGGTGATGGCCGCCAGGGCGTCGATATCGGCGGCAATGCGATCGGGGCGGATAGGCGTGTTGGGAATCAAGGCCTTAGCTCCGGCCTGATGAACCTTCCGGTGCCGGGTTCGGCGACATTGGTGCCGTCGAACACCTGCTGGCCGCGGAGGTAGGTCAGGCCCACGGTCCAGGGCAGTTCGATGCCATTGTAGGGCGACCAGTCCACGACGTTATGGCCGCTGGCGGCCGCGTCGTACCGGACAGGGCGGGAGAAAAGCACTGTGATATCAGCATCTTTGCCTGCGGTAAGCGCGCCCTTGCTGTGATCGAGGCGGAAATGGCGGGCCGGATTTTCCGCCATCAGCCTGGCGGCCCAGGTGAGCGGAATATCGCGCTGAAGCGCACCCATCACGAAGAGCGGCACCATGACTTCGAGGCCGGGAACGCCGGAAGCATTGGCAAGCATGCTTGGAGAATTCTTGCGGTTTTCTGACCAGCTGACGTGATCGGTGCTGACCATCGTCACATTGCCGGCCCGGACATGCTCCCAGAGCTTTTCGACTTCGGCACGCGGGCGGATCGGCGGGTTGATCTTGGCCTTGCCGCCGAGCCGGGCGACGTCGTTTTCCTCGTCCAGCGTCAGGTAGTGGATGCAGCACTCGATGGTGGCGGCGTAGCCCTGGTCACGATAGGTGCGGGCGATTTCGTAGCCGCGGCCGAGCGAGCAATGGACGACATGGGCGGGGCAGCCGGTCTGGGCGCCGGTTTCGTAGATTTGCAGCGAGGCCAGCAGTTCGGTCAGCGGGGGGCGGCTCAGGGCATGGGCGCGGTAGTCGGTGATGCCAGCGGCCTCGACCTTGGCCATGGCGGCGCGAACCATCTCGTCGTCCTCGTTGTGGACGCCGGCGGTCAGCCCGGTCCTGGCGACCGCGGCGAAGCACTCTTCCAGCAAAGCGGGCGGGATGCGCGGAAAGCGGATCGGGTCGGTACCGAACGTCGAGAACTTGAAGGCGGCGACACCGGCCTCGGCCTGCTCGGCAATGCGGGCGGCGCCTTCCTGGGGGTTGATGGTGCCATAAAGGGCGAAATCGACGCGGGCTTGTGGCTCCGCATGGGCGACCTTGATGCGAACAGCCTCGGCCGAGCAGACGAGGTTGCCCTCGTCATAGGGCATGTCGACGATGGTGGTGACGCCACCTGCCGCGGCCGAGCGGGTCGACCAGATGAAATCTTCCTGATTCTTCTGGCTGAGCGAATGGGTCTGGGCATCGATGGCGCCGGGGAGGATCAGGGCATTGCCGAGGGCGTGGCGGCCGCGGGCAGATGGGGCGGTGCCTTCGCCGACGTGATCTATCTTGCCCTCGCGAACGGCAAGGTAGCCGTTTTCGACGATGCGGTCTGGCAGCACGACGGTGCCGGAGAGAACGAGATCGAAATCGGACATCATAAGACTCTCAACATACGCAGTGTCATTCCGGCGAAGGCCGGCTCCTCACCCCGCTGCTCTCCCCAATTGCCCGGTGCGAGCCATCAGCCAGCGCTCCAGGGCCGAGAGGGCATCATAGATCAGCACGGCCAGAACGCCGACAATAAGGCCGCCCTGGAGAACGAAGGCGGTATTGCTTGAGAGCAGGCCGGCAATGATGACCTCGCCCAGCGTGCGGGCCGCTACCGTCGAGCCAATGGTGGCGGTGGCCAGCGAGATGACTACCGACAGCCTGATGCCGGCCAGGATGACCGGCAGCGCCAGCGGCAGCTCCACCTTGACCAGCCGCTGCCAGCCGGTCATGCCGACGCCCTTGGCCGCATCGGTGACCGCCGGCGGCAGATTGCCGAGGCCGGTCAGCGTGTTTTCGAAAATGGGCAGGAGGCCATAGAGGAACAGCGCGACCAGCGTTGGCGCCGTACCGAAGCCAAGCATTGGCACAGCTAGAGCCAGGACCGCCACGGGTGGAAAAGTCTGGCCCACATTGGCCAGCGA comes from Devosia oryziradicis and encodes:
- a CDS encoding DUF917 domain-containing protein, with amino-acid sequence MGRILTEKDVEAAVRGGSVYAAGGGGWADHGRMLGTAAVRAGQPELVSIEELDPDDWVATAAAIGAPASTTPWEMRGVDYIKAVQLLQDALGEKLSGLMVGQNGKSSTLNGWLPSAILGTKVVDAVGDIRAHPTGDMGSIGMAGSPEQMIQTAVGGNRAENRYIELVTRGATAKVSPILRTAADMSGGFIASCRNPLRASYVQKHAALGGISLALKLGEAMIAAEGKGPGSVIDAIVKTTGGAILVKGYITAIDVTYTKEAFDIGKVTIGEGDKATTLHIMNEYMAVEDAGGTRLATFPDVITTLDAAGQALSVGQLGRGMYVFVLHVPKTIIPLSSSVLDPAVYPFVEDRMGIDLASYALDGAT
- a CDS encoding TfoX/Sxy family protein encodes the protein MMRDAGLEELVLERIGGLPGLTEKAMFGGRTWLLDGHLLCGASDRGLMVRLGKGNDGWALALPDIHQLDGSRPYPGWVVAGPEAYADDALRLRLLDAALAFVRAQPAKL
- a CDS encoding Zn-dependent hydrolase, translated to MIPNTPIRPDRIAADIDALAAITEPGRPWTRRAFTPMFLEGRQWLEKAMQNAGAVTRIDAAGNLIGTIPGTRPELGTIMLGSHSDTVPDGGRFDGIAGVVAALEVARAMRDRGMVLEHTLEVVDFLAEEVSIFGVSCIGSRGMTGTRPAEWLDRTSDGLTLETGITQVGGDPRLSARRDDIKAFLELHIEQGPVLQNDKLDIGVVTAIAGITRIEVIVEGRADHAGTTPMGSRKDALTTAAWIALGVEELARALASGDAHFAATVGEFEMTPNAANVVPARVRMLIDARAEQREDMDRFIDELDRGAAAIAEKTGVTVSVPRIVSDNPPTPCNADLLEVLDAACETAGASHRRMASGAGHDTAWMARITRAAMIFVPCVDGRSHAPDEFAATDDIALGAAVLLDAVLALDSKLQGNT
- a CDS encoding ABC transporter permease: MTAGNLIRLAALVILMLFLVNPELFAGFFGIFTKNGQPAIYNQGSLLDITLNHLAIVLAATLASTVIAVGLAIIVTRPFGAEFLLLSRSLANVGQTFPPVAVLALAVPMLGFGTAPTLVALFLYGLLPIFENTLTGLGNLPPAVTDAAKGVGMTGWQRLVKVELPLALPVILAGIRLSVVISLATATIGSTVAARTLGEVIIAGLLSSNTAFVLQGGLIVGVLAVLIYDALSALERWLMARTGQLGRAAG
- a CDS encoding dihydroorotase, whose product is MSDFDLVLSGTVVLPDRIVENGYLAVREGKIDHVGEGTAPSARGRHALGNALILPGAIDAQTHSLSQKNQEDFIWSTRSAAAGGVTTIVDMPYDEGNLVCSAEAVRIKVAHAEPQARVDFALYGTINPQEGAARIAEQAEAGVAAFKFSTFGTDPIRFPRIPPALLEECFAAVARTGLTAGVHNEDDEMVRAAMAKVEAAGITDYRAHALSRPPLTELLASLQIYETGAQTGCPAHVVHCSLGRGYEIARTYRDQGYAATIECCIHYLTLDEENDVARLGGKAKINPPIRPRAEVEKLWEHVRAGNVTMVSTDHVSWSENRKNSPSMLANASGVPGLEVMVPLFVMGALQRDIPLTWAARLMAENPARHFRLDHSKGALTAGKDADITVLFSRPVRYDAAASGHNVVDWSPYNGIELPWTVGLTYLRGQQVFDGTNVAEPGTGRFIRPELRP